A genomic region of Halomonas aestuarii contains the following coding sequences:
- the rpoC gene encoding DNA-directed RNA polymerase subunit beta' — protein sequence MKDLVKVLKSQSQSEEFDAIKITLASPDMIRSWSYGEVKKPETINYRTFKPERDGLFCAKIFGPVKDYECLCGKYKRMKHRGIICEKCGVEVTKAAVRRERMGHIELASPVAHIWFLKSLPSRIGMFLDMTLRDIERVLYFESFMVIDPGMTTLERGQLLNDEQYFEALEEFGDDFDARMGAEAVQALLKDIDLEEEIGRLREEIPQTNSETKIKKLSKRLKLLEAFQGSGNDPAWMVMEVLPVLPPDLRPLVPLDGGRFATSDLNDLYRRVINRNNRLKRLLDLNAPDIIVRNEKRMLQESVDALLDNGRRGRAITGSNKRPLKSLADMIKGKQGRFRQNLLGKRVDYSGRSVITVGPTLRLHQCGLPKKMALELFKPFIYSKLQSLGYASTIKAAKKMVERELPEVWDILADVIREHPVLLNRAPTLHRLGIQAFEPLLIEGKAIQLHPLVCAAYNADFDGDQMAVHVPLTLEAQLEARALMMATNNVLSPANGEPIIVPSQDVVLGLYYMTRERINAKGEGMVFSGLDEVERAFGTQSVSMHARVKVRLDEVEFDEETGEERHQRRIYDTTVGRALLFRILPDGVPFELVDQPMKKKAISRLINEVYRRAGLKPTVIFADQLMYTGFRLATWSGASIGVNDFVIPDEKAEIVEAAEDEVKEIEDQFSSGLVTAGEKYNKVIDIWARANDQVAKAMMTGISKETVVDREGKEVEQDSFNSVFIMADSGARGSAAQIRQLAGMRGLMAKPDGSIIETPIVANFREGLNVLQYFISTHGARKGLADTALKTANSGYLTRRLVDVAQDMVITEPDCGTEKGLTLHPVIEGGDIIVSLAQRVLGRVVAQDVVDPASEDVLIPRGTLLDEAWCAELDTMGVDEIVVRSTITCQTAHGVCSACYGRDLARGHQVNIGESVGVIAAQSIGEPGTQLTMRTFHIGGAASRASAVDSVQVKHGGKVRLHNIKHVERSDGKLVVVSRSSALAVADDHGREREYYKLPYGAELDVRDGDSVEAGQSVAKWDPHTHPIIAEAEGQVQYADLDEGVTMHRSVDEMTGLSSIEVIESAARPMAGRDKRPLIMLTDAAGKSVTVTGSDTPVQYPLPGKAIITVDNGAHIGIGEVVARIPVEATGNKDITGGLPRVADLFEARKPKEPAILAEISGVISFGKETKGKRRLTITPEDGDPFEMLIPKWRQIAVFEGESVEKGEVISDGPSNPHDILRLLGIAELAKYITAEVQDVYRLQGVGINDKHIEVIVRQMLRKVEITDAGDSDFIPGDQAELVRVLEQNARLEQEEKFPAKYQRLLLGITKASLATESFISAASFQETTRVLTEAAVTGKRDYLRGLKENVVVGRLIPAGTGLTHHAERRRKREDAERMLHPSAYDVEQELGAQLTALDSDDDEI from the coding sequence ATGAAAGATTTGGTGAAAGTCCTCAAATCGCAGTCTCAGTCCGAAGAGTTCGACGCGATCAAGATCACGCTGGCGTCGCCGGACATGATTCGCTCCTGGTCCTACGGCGAGGTCAAGAAGCCGGAGACCATCAACTACCGCACCTTCAAGCCGGAGCGGGACGGCCTGTTCTGCGCCAAGATCTTCGGTCCGGTGAAGGACTACGAGTGCCTGTGCGGCAAGTACAAGCGCATGAAGCACCGCGGCATCATCTGCGAGAAGTGCGGCGTCGAGGTCACCAAGGCCGCGGTGCGCCGCGAGCGGATGGGCCACATCGAGCTGGCGAGCCCGGTCGCCCACATCTGGTTCCTCAAGTCGCTGCCGTCCCGCATCGGCATGTTCCTGGACATGACCCTGCGTGACATCGAGCGGGTGCTCTACTTCGAGAGCTTCATGGTCATCGATCCGGGCATGACCACCCTCGAGCGCGGCCAGCTGCTCAACGACGAGCAGTACTTCGAGGCCCTCGAGGAGTTCGGTGACGACTTCGACGCCCGCATGGGCGCCGAGGCGGTCCAGGCGCTGCTCAAGGACATCGATCTCGAGGAGGAGATCGGTCGCCTGCGCGAGGAGATCCCGCAGACCAACTCCGAGACCAAGATCAAGAAGCTCTCCAAGCGGCTCAAGCTGCTCGAGGCCTTCCAGGGCTCGGGCAACGATCCGGCGTGGATGGTCATGGAGGTGCTGCCGGTGCTGCCGCCGGACCTGCGCCCGCTCGTCCCGCTGGACGGCGGCCGCTTCGCGACCTCCGATCTCAACGACCTCTATCGTCGCGTGATCAACCGCAACAACCGCCTCAAGCGGCTGCTCGACCTCAATGCGCCTGACATCATCGTGCGCAACGAGAAGCGCATGCTGCAGGAGTCGGTGGACGCGCTGCTCGACAACGGTCGTCGCGGCCGGGCCATCACCGGTTCCAACAAGCGCCCGCTGAAGTCGCTCGCCGACATGATCAAGGGCAAGCAGGGGCGTTTCCGCCAGAACCTGCTGGGCAAGCGCGTGGACTACTCCGGCCGCTCGGTCATCACCGTCGGCCCGACCCTGCGCCTGCACCAGTGCGGCCTGCCGAAGAAGATGGCGCTGGAGCTATTCAAGCCGTTCATCTACTCCAAGCTGCAGTCCCTGGGCTATGCCTCCACCATCAAGGCCGCCAAGAAGATGGTCGAGCGCGAGCTGCCGGAGGTGTGGGACATCCTCGCCGACGTCATCCGCGAGCACCCCGTGCTGCTCAACCGCGCTCCGACCCTGCACCGCCTCGGCATCCAGGCCTTCGAGCCGCTGCTGATCGAGGGCAAGGCGATCCAGCTGCACCCGCTGGTGTGTGCCGCCTACAACGCCGACTTCGACGGTGACCAGATGGCGGTCCACGTGCCGCTGACCCTGGAAGCCCAGCTCGAGGCCCGCGCGCTGATGATGGCCACCAACAACGTGCTGTCACCGGCCAACGGCGAGCCGATCATCGTGCCGTCCCAGGACGTGGTGCTGGGGCTGTACTACATGACTCGCGAGCGCATCAACGCCAAGGGCGAGGGTATGGTGTTCTCCGGCCTCGACGAGGTGGAGCGCGCCTTCGGCACCCAGAGCGTGTCGATGCACGCCCGCGTCAAGGTGCGCCTGGACGAGGTCGAGTTCGACGAGGAGACCGGCGAGGAGCGCCATCAGCGTCGCATCTACGACACCACCGTCGGCCGTGCGCTGCTGTTCCGCATCCTCCCCGACGGCGTGCCCTTCGAGCTGGTCGACCAGCCGATGAAGAAGAAGGCCATCTCCAGGCTGATCAACGAGGTCTATCGCCGCGCCGGCCTCAAGCCGACGGTGATCTTCGCCGACCAGCTGATGTACACCGGTTTCCGCCTGGCCACCTGGTCCGGCGCCTCCATCGGCGTCAACGACTTCGTCATCCCGGACGAGAAAGCCGAGATCGTCGAGGCGGCCGAGGACGAGGTGAAGGAGATCGAGGACCAGTTCTCCTCCGGTCTCGTCACCGCTGGCGAGAAGTACAACAAGGTCATCGATATCTGGGCCCGGGCCAACGACCAGGTGGCCAAGGCGATGATGACCGGGATCTCCAAGGAGACCGTGGTGGACCGCGAGGGCAAGGAGGTCGAGCAGGACTCCTTCAATAGCGTCTTCATCATGGCCGACTCCGGCGCCCGGGGTAGTGCCGCCCAGATCCGCCAGCTGGCGGGCATGCGCGGCCTGATGGCCAAGCCGGACGGCTCGATCATCGAGACGCCGATCGTCGCGAACTTCCGCGAGGGCCTGAACGTCCTGCAGTACTTCATCTCGACCCACGGCGCGCGGAAGGGCCTGGCGGACACGGCACTCAAGACCGCCAACTCCGGTTACCTGACCCGTCGCCTGGTCGACGTGGCCCAGGACATGGTCATCACCGAGCCGGACTGCGGCACCGAGAAGGGCCTGACCCTGCACCCGGTGATCGAGGGCGGCGACATCATCGTCTCCCTGGCCCAGCGCGTGCTCGGCCGTGTGGTCGCCCAGGACGTGGTGGACCCGGCCAGCGAGGACGTGCTGATCCCGCGCGGCACCCTGCTCGACGAGGCCTGGTGTGCCGAACTCGACACCATGGGCGTCGACGAGATCGTGGTGCGCTCGACCATCACCTGCCAGACCGCCCACGGCGTCTGCTCGGCCTGCTACGGCCGTGACCTGGCGCGCGGTCACCAGGTGAACATCGGCGAGTCCGTGGGCGTCATCGCCGCCCAGTCCATCGGCGAGCCGGGCACCCAGCTGACCATGCGGACTTTCCACATCGGCGGGGCGGCCTCTCGTGCCTCCGCGGTGGACAGCGTCCAGGTCAAGCACGGCGGCAAGGTGCGCCTGCACAACATCAAGCACGTCGAGCGCAGCGACGGCAAGCTGGTGGTGGTCTCCCGCTCCAGCGCCCTGGCCGTCGCCGACGACCACGGCCGCGAGCGCGAGTACTACAAGCTCCCCTACGGGGCCGAGCTGGACGTCCGCGATGGCGACAGCGTCGAGGCCGGCCAGTCCGTGGCCAAGTGGGATCCGCACACCCACCCGATCATTGCCGAGGCCGAGGGCCAGGTGCAGTACGCCGACCTCGACGAGGGCGTCACCATGCACCGCAGCGTGGACGAGATGACCGGTCTCTCCTCCATCGAGGTGATCGAGTCGGCGGCACGTCCCATGGCGGGCCGTGATAAGCGTCCGCTGATCATGCTGACCGACGCGGCCGGCAAGTCGGTCACCGTCACCGGTTCCGACACCCCGGTGCAGTACCCGCTGCCCGGCAAGGCCATCATCACCGTCGACAACGGCGCGCACATCGGCATCGGCGAGGTCGTCGCCCGCATCCCGGTCGAGGCCACCGGCAACAAGGACATCACCGGCGGTCTGCCGCGTGTCGCCGACCTGTTCGAGGCGCGCAAGCCGAAGGAGCCGGCCATCCTCGCCGAGATCAGCGGCGTGATCAGCTTCGGCAAGGAGACCAAGGGCAAGCGTCGTCTGACGATCACCCCGGAAGACGGCGATCCCTTCGAGATGCTGATCCCGAAGTGGCGCCAGATCGCGGTGTTCGAGGGCGAGTCGGTCGAGAAGGGCGAGGTGATCTCGGACGGCCCGAGCAACCCGCACGACATCCTGCGCCTGCTGGGCATCGCCGAGCTGGCCAAGTACATCACCGCCGAGGTGCAGGACGTCTACCGCCTGCAGGGCGTGGGCATCAACGACAAGCACATCGAGGTGATCGTGCGTCAGATGCTGCGCAAGGTGGAGATCACCGATGCCGGCGACAGCGACTTCATCCCGGGCGACCAGGCCGAGCTGGTCCGCGTGCTCGAGCAGAACGCCCGGCTGGAGCAGGAAGAGAAGTTCCCGGCCAAGTACCAGCGGCTGCTGCTGGGTATCACCAAGGCGAGCCTCGCCACCGAGTCGTTCATCTCCGCGGCCTCCTTCCAGGAGACCACGCGGGTGCTGACCGAGGCGGCGGTGACCGGCAAGCGTGACTACCTGCGTGGCCTCAAGGAGAACGTGGTGGTGGGGCGCCTGATCCCGGCCGGTACCGGCCTCACCCACCACGCGGAGCGTCGCCGCAAGCGTGAAGACGCCGAGCGGATGCTCCACCCGTCGGCCTACGACGTCGAGCAGGAGCTGGGCGCCCAGCTCACCGCGCTGGACTCGGACGACGACGAGATCTGA
- the rpsL gene encoding 30S ribosomal protein S12, whose protein sequence is MATINQLVRKPRKRQAAKSDVPALQACPQKRGVCTRVYTTTPKKPNSALRKVCRVRLTNGYEVSSYIGGEGHNLQEHSVVLIRGGRVKDLPGVRYHTVRGALDTSGVQNRKQGRSKYGTKRPKV, encoded by the coding sequence ATGGCAACGATCAATCAGCTCGTGCGCAAGCCGCGCAAGCGCCAGGCCGCCAAGAGCGACGTGCCTGCGCTGCAGGCCTGCCCGCAGAAGCGCGGCGTCTGCACCCGCGTCTACACCACCACCCCGAAGAAGCCGAACTCCGCACTGCGTAAGGTGTGCCGTGTTCGCCTGACCAACGGCTACGAGGTCTCCTCGTACATCGGCGGTGAAGGCCACAACCTCCAGGAGCACTCCGTGGTCCTGATCCGTGGCGGTCGTGTGAAGGACCTTCCCGGTGTGCGTTATCACACCGTGCGCGGCGCCCTGGACACCTCCGGCGTGCAGAACCGCAAGCAGGGCCGTTCCAAGTACGGCACCAAGCGTCCGAAGGTCTGA
- the rpsG gene encoding 30S ribosomal protein S7, whose amino-acid sequence MPRRRVAAKREILPDPKFGSERLAKFMNHLMIGGKKSVAERIVYGALDRVAERSKEEPLEIFDKALEAIQPMVEVKSRRVGGATYQVPVEVRPSRRHALAMRWLVDAARRRGEKTMVLRLAGEMLDAAEGKGSAVKKREDVHRMAEANKAFSHYRF is encoded by the coding sequence ATGCCTAGAAGAAGAGTTGCGGCCAAGCGCGAGATCCTGCCGGATCCCAAGTTCGGAAGTGAGCGCCTGGCGAAGTTCATGAACCACCTGATGATCGGCGGCAAGAAGTCCGTAGCTGAGCGCATCGTCTACGGTGCGCTGGACAGGGTTGCCGAGCGCAGCAAGGAAGAGCCGCTGGAGATCTTCGACAAGGCGCTGGAAGCCATCCAGCCCATGGTCGAGGTCAAGTCCCGCCGCGTCGGCGGCGCGACCTATCAGGTGCCCGTGGAAGTTCGCCCCTCGCGCCGTCATGCGCTGGCCATGCGCTGGCTGGTCGATGCGGCCCGTCGCCGTGGCGAGAAGACCATGGTACTGCGCCTCGCCGGCGAGATGCTCGATGCCGCCGAAGGCAAGGGCTCGGCCGTCAAGAAGCGTGAAGACGTGCATCGTATGGCAGAAGCCAACAAGGCCTTCTCTCACTACCGCTTCTAA
- the fusA gene encoding elongation factor G — MARKTPLKRYRNIGIVAHVDAGKTTTTERVLFYTGLSHKVGEVHEGAATMDWMEQEQERGITITSAATTCFWQGMNKQFDEHRINIIDTPGHVDFTIEVERSLRVLDGAVVVLCGSSGVQPQTETVWRQANKYEVPRMVFVNKMDRTGADFFMVVDQLKQKLGANAVPIQINWGTEDEFKGVIDLIQMKAILWDEANFGMNYDLVDIPAELQETAEKYREEMVEAAAEASEELMDKYLEEGELSIEEIKAGLRRRTLDNEIVLVTCGSAFKNKGVQAVLDGVIEYMPSPTEVKAIEGELDDKDGTIATREADDSAPFAALAFKIATDPFVGTLTFIRVYSGVLKSGDSVYNSVKEKKERVGRIVQMHANSREEIKEVLAGDIAACIGLKDVTTGDTLCDLNDKIVLERMEFPDPVISVAVEPKSKADQEKMGVALGKLAQEDPSFQVRSDEETGQTIISGMGELHLDILVDRMRREFKVDANIGKPQVAYRETIRHKVEQEGKFVRQSGGRGQYGHVHLRIEPLTAEDKGEDEDMHFKFASEIVGGVVPKEYVPAVEKGAYEQLQNGVIAGYPMIDVKVTLFDGSYHDVDSNETAFKVASSMAVKEGAKKAKAVLLEPVMKVEVVTPEEFMGDVMGDLNRRRGLVQGMDDSSMGKVIRATVPLAEMFGYATDLRSQTQGRASYVMEFANYEEAPSSVVEAVINQNG; from the coding sequence GTGGCTCGCAAGACTCCGCTAAAGCGCTACCGCAACATCGGTATCGTTGCACACGTCGACGCCGGCAAGACCACCACCACCGAACGCGTCCTGTTCTACACCGGCCTGTCCCACAAGGTCGGCGAGGTCCATGAGGGCGCCGCCACCATGGACTGGATGGAGCAGGAGCAGGAGCGTGGCATCACCATCACCTCCGCGGCGACCACCTGCTTCTGGCAGGGCATGAACAAGCAGTTCGATGAGCACCGCATCAACATCATCGACACGCCCGGGCACGTCGACTTCACCATCGAGGTGGAGCGCTCCCTGCGCGTGCTCGACGGTGCCGTCGTCGTCCTGTGTGGCTCGTCCGGTGTCCAGCCGCAGACCGAGACCGTCTGGCGCCAGGCCAACAAGTACGAAGTTCCGCGCATGGTGTTCGTCAACAAGATGGACCGCACCGGCGCCGACTTCTTCATGGTGGTCGACCAGCTCAAGCAGAAGCTGGGTGCCAACGCCGTGCCGATCCAGATCAACTGGGGCACCGAGGACGAGTTCAAGGGCGTCATCGACCTCATCCAGATGAAGGCCATCCTCTGGGACGAGGCCAACTTCGGGATGAACTACGACCTGGTGGACATTCCGGCCGAGCTCCAGGAGACCGCCGAGAAGTACCGCGAGGAGATGGTCGAGGCCGCCGCCGAAGCCTCCGAAGAGCTGATGGACAAGTACCTCGAGGAGGGCGAGCTCTCCATCGAGGAGATCAAGGCCGGCCTGCGTCGTCGTACCCTCGACAACGAGATCGTCCTGGTCACCTGCGGCTCCGCGTTCAAGAACAAGGGCGTGCAGGCCGTGCTGGATGGCGTCATCGAGTACATGCCGTCACCCACCGAGGTCAAGGCCATCGAGGGTGAGCTGGACGACAAGGATGGCACCATCGCCACCCGCGAGGCGGACGACAGCGCGCCCTTCGCCGCCCTGGCGTTCAAGATCGCCACCGACCCCTTCGTGGGCACCCTGACCTTCATCCGCGTCTACTCGGGCGTGCTGAAGTCGGGCGACAGCGTCTACAACTCCGTCAAGGAGAAGAAGGAGCGCGTCGGCCGTATCGTCCAGATGCACGCCAACTCCCGCGAGGAGATCAAGGAAGTGCTGGCCGGCGACATCGCCGCCTGCATCGGCCTGAAGGACGTCACCACCGGTGACACCCTGTGCGACCTGAACGACAAGATCGTGCTGGAGCGCATGGAATTTCCGGATCCGGTCATCTCCGTGGCCGTCGAGCCGAAGTCCAAGGCTGACCAGGAGAAGATGGGCGTGGCCCTCGGCAAGCTGGCCCAGGAGGATCCCTCCTTCCAGGTCCGCTCCGACGAGGAGACCGGCCAGACCATCATCTCCGGCATGGGCGAGCTGCACCTCGACATCCTCGTCGACCGCATGCGTCGCGAGTTCAAGGTCGATGCCAACATCGGCAAGCCGCAGGTGGCCTATCGCGAGACCATCCGTCACAAGGTCGAGCAGGAAGGCAAGTTCGTCCGCCAGTCCGGTGGTCGCGGCCAGTACGGTCATGTGCATCTGCGCATCGAGCCGCTGACCGCCGAGGACAAGGGCGAAGACGAGGACATGCACTTCAAGTTCGCCTCGGAAATCGTTGGCGGCGTGGTTCCCAAGGAATACGTGCCGGCCGTCGAGAAAGGGGCCTACGAGCAGCTGCAGAACGGTGTCATCGCGGGCTACCCGATGATTGACGTCAAGGTCACGCTGTTCGACGGTTCCTACCATGACGTGGACTCGAACGAGACCGCGTTCAAGGTTGCCTCTTCCATGGCAGTGAAGGAAGGTGCCAAGAAGGCGAAGGCCGTGCTCCTCGAGCCGGTGATGAAGGTCGAGGTCGTGACCCCCGAGGAGTTCATGGGTGATGTCATGGGTGACCTGAACCGCCGTCGTGGCCTCGTCCAGGGCATGGATGACTCCTCCATGGGCAAGGTCATCCGCGCCACGGTACCTCTGGCTGAGATGTTCGGTTATGCGACCGACCTGCGCTCTCAGACCCAGGGCCGCGCAAGCTACGTCATGGAGTTTGCGAACTACGAAGAGGCGCCGTCCAGCGTCGTTGAAGCCGTCATCAACCAGAACGGTTAA
- the tuf gene encoding elongation factor Tu — translation MAKEKFERSKPHVNVGTIGHVDHGKTTLTAALTRVSAEVFGGDWSEFDAIDNAPEERERGITIATSHVEYQSETRHYAHVDCPGHADYVKNMITGAAQMDGAILVVSAADGPMPQTREHILLSRQVGVPFIVVFLNKADMVDDEELLELVEMEVRELLDEYDFPGDDTPIITGSALMALEGKDDNGMGTTAVANLIKALDEYIPEPERAIDQPFLMPIEDVFSISGRGTVVTGRVERGVVKAGEEVEIVGIKDTVKTVVTGVEMFRKLLDEGRAGENVGALLRGTKRDDVERGQVLAKPGTITPHTEFEAEVYVLSKDEGGRHTPFFKGYRPQFYFRTTDITGTCELPEGVEMVMPGDNVKMVVTLIAPIAMDDGLRFAIREGGRTVGAGVVAKIIK, via the coding sequence GTGGCTAAGGAAAAATTTGAACGTTCCAAACCGCACGTCAACGTCGGTACCATCGGTCACGTCGACCACGGCAAGACCACGCTGACTGCGGCCCTGACTCGCGTTTCCGCCGAGGTGTTCGGTGGCGACTGGAGCGAGTTCGACGCCATCGACAATGCTCCGGAAGAGCGTGAGCGCGGTATCACCATCGCCACCTCTCACGTGGAGTATCAGTCCGAGACGCGTCACTACGCGCACGTGGACTGCCCGGGGCACGCCGACTACGTCAAGAACATGATCACCGGTGCCGCCCAGATGGACGGCGCGATCCTGGTCGTGTCTGCCGCTGACGGCCCCATGCCGCAGACTCGCGAGCACATCCTGCTGTCTCGCCAGGTCGGCGTCCCGTTCATCGTCGTGTTCCTGAACAAGGCCGACATGGTCGACGACGAGGAGCTCCTGGAGCTGGTCGAGATGGAAGTCCGCGAACTCCTCGACGAGTACGACTTCCCGGGTGACGACACCCCGATCATCACCGGTTCCGCCCTGATGGCCCTGGAAGGCAAGGACGACAACGGCATGGGTACCACCGCCGTTGCCAACCTTATCAAGGCCCTGGACGAGTACATCCCGGAGCCGGAGCGTGCCATCGATCAGCCGTTCCTGATGCCGATCGAGGACGTCTTCTCCATCTCCGGTCGCGGTACCGTGGTCACCGGCCGTGTCGAGCGTGGCGTGGTCAAGGCCGGCGAGGAAGTCGAGATCGTCGGTATCAAGGACACCGTCAAGACCGTCGTCACCGGCGTCGAGATGTTCCGCAAGCTGCTCGACGAAGGTCGTGCCGGTGAGAACGTCGGCGCCCTGCTGCGCGGCACCAAGCGTGACGACGTCGAGCGTGGTCAGGTCCTGGCCAAGCCGGGCACCATCACCCCGCACACCGAGTTCGAGGCCGAGGTGTACGTGCTGAGCAAGGACGAGGGTGGTCGTCACACTCCGTTCTTCAAGGGCTACCGTCCGCAGTTCTACTTCCGTACCACCGACATCACCGGTACCTGTGAGCTGCCGGAAGGCGTCGAGATGGTCATGCCGGGCGACAACGTCAAGATGGTTGTCACCCTGATCGCTCCGATCGCCATGGATGACGGCCTGCGCTTCGCCATCCGCGAAGGTGGCCGCACCGTCGGCGCCGGCGTCGTGGCCAAGATCATCAAGTAA
- the rpsJ gene encoding 30S ribosomal protein S10, producing the protein MQNQKIRIRLKAFDHRLIDQSAAEIVDTAKRTGAQVRGPIPLPTNRERYTVLISPHVNKDARDQYEIRTHKRVLDIVEPTEKTVDALMKLDLAAGVDVQIKLD; encoded by the coding sequence ATGCAGAACCAGAAGATTCGCATTCGGTTGAAGGCCTTCGACCATCGCCTGATCGACCAGTCCGCCGCGGAGATCGTAGATACCGCCAAGCGTACCGGCGCCCAGGTCCGTGGTCCGATTCCTCTGCCGACCAATCGCGAGCGTTACACCGTGCTGATCTCTCCGCACGTCAACAAGGACGCGCGCGACCAGTACGAGATTCGTACCCACAAGCGGGTGCTCGATATCGTCGAGCCCACCGAAAAGACCGTTGACGCCCTGATGAAGCTCGACCTCGCCGCCGGCGTGGACGTGCAGATCAAGCTCGACTGA
- the rplC gene encoding 50S ribosomal protein L3 yields the protein MTIGLVGRKAGMTRVFTEDGASVPVTVIEVEPNRVTRVKSVESDGYAAVQVTTGSRKAKHLSKAQAGQFAKAGVEAGRSLMEFRLSEGDEAPEVGGELTVSLFEAGQMIDVTGTSKGKGFQGAVKRWNFRTQDNSHGNSLSHRAPGSIGMCQTPGRVFKGKKMAGQMGNVRCTVQSLEVVRVDAERNLLLIKGAVPGATGSDVIVRSAVKAG from the coding sequence ATGACTATCGGTTTAGTCGGTAGGAAGGCCGGTATGACCCGCGTCTTCACCGAAGACGGCGCTTCCGTGCCCGTGACCGTGATCGAGGTTGAGCCTAACCGTGTGACTCGCGTGAAGTCTGTCGAGTCCGACGGCTATGCCGCGGTTCAGGTGACAACTGGCTCCCGCAAGGCCAAGCATCTGTCGAAAGCCCAAGCCGGGCAGTTCGCCAAGGCAGGTGTCGAGGCCGGTCGTTCACTGATGGAGTTCCGCCTGAGCGAAGGCGACGAGGCTCCGGAAGTGGGCGGCGAACTCACCGTATCCCTCTTCGAAGCTGGTCAGATGATCGACGTGACCGGCACCTCCAAGGGCAAGGGTTTCCAGGGCGCCGTCAAGCGCTGGAACTTCCGCACCCAGGACAACAGCCACGGTAACTCCCTGTCGCATCGCGCGCCGGGTTCCATCGGCATGTGCCAGACTCCGGGCCGCGTGTTCAAGGGCAAGAAGATGGCCGGCCAGATGGGCAATGTGCGCTGCACCGTGCAGAGCCTGGAAGTCGTCCGTGTCGACGCCGAACGCAATCTGCTGCTGATCAAGGGTGCCGTGCCTGGCGCCACCGGCAGTGATGTCATCGTGCGCAGCGCCGTCAAAGCAGGCTGA
- the rplD gene encoding 50S ribosomal protein L4, with translation MNLNLAGAGAGTVEVSDATFGKEFNEALVHQVVTAYLAGGRQGTRAQKNRSDVRGGGKKPWRQKGTGRARAGTIRSPIWRSGGVTFAARPQDHSQKVNRKMYRAAMRSILSELVRQERLVAVDAFAVEAPKTKQLAAKLAELDLEKVLIVTEEVDENLYLAARNIPNVDVVDVAAADPVSLVAFDKVLVTVSALRKFEEKLA, from the coding sequence ATGAATCTGAATCTTGCAGGTGCAGGCGCCGGTACTGTCGAAGTATCCGATGCCACCTTTGGCAAAGAATTCAATGAGGCCCTGGTGCACCAGGTTGTCACCGCCTATCTGGCCGGTGGTCGCCAGGGTACCCGTGCCCAGAAGAATCGTTCCGACGTGCGTGGCGGTGGCAAGAAGCCGTGGCGCCAGAAGGGCACCGGTCGTGCCCGTGCCGGTACCATCCGCTCGCCGATCTGGCGCAGCGGCGGCGTGACCTTTGCGGCGCGTCCGCAGGACCATTCCCAGAAGGTCAACCGCAAGATGTACCGTGCGGCCATGCGCTCGATCCTCTCCGAGCTGGTCCGTCAGGAGCGTCTGGTGGCGGTCGATGCGTTCGCCGTCGAGGCCCCCAAGACCAAGCAGCTGGCCGCCAAGCTCGCCGAGCTGGACCTGGAGAAGGTGCTGATCGTCACCGAAGAGGTCGACGAGAACCTGTACCTCGCCGCCCGCAACATCCCGAACGTGGATGTGGTGGACGTCGCCGCCGCTGATCCGGTGAGCCTGGTCGCCTTCGACAAGGTGCTGGTCACCGTCTCCGCTCTGCGTAAATTCGAGGAGAAGCTGGCATGA
- the rplW gene encoding 50S ribosomal protein L23 — MNQERVFKVLLGPHVTEKAAMAAERNQYVFKVASDATKPEIKAAVQELFGKKVDRVQVLNMKGKTKRTAQGLGQRKGYRKAYVTLAAGETLEDFSGAE, encoded by the coding sequence ATGAACCAGGAGCGTGTATTCAAGGTTCTGCTCGGTCCGCACGTGACCGAGAAGGCCGCCATGGCCGCCGAGCGCAACCAGTACGTGTTCAAGGTGGCAAGCGACGCGACCAAGCCCGAGATCAAGGCTGCCGTTCAGGAGCTGTTCGGCAAGAAGGTCGACCGTGTTCAGGTGCTGAACATGAAGGGCAAGACCAAGCGCACCGCGCAGGGTCTGGGTCAGCGCAAGGGTTATCGCAAGGCGTACGTGACACTGGCCGCCGGCGAGACGCTTGAAGACTTCTCTGGCGCCGAATAA